A single genomic interval of Homo sapiens chromosome 15, GRCh38.p14 Primary Assembly harbors:
- the RAD51 gene encoding DNA repair protein RAD51 homolog 1 isoform X4, protein MFGEFRTGKTQICHTLAVTCQLPIDRGGGEGKAMYIDTEGTFRPERLLAVAERYGLSGSDVLDNVAYARAFNTDHQTQLLYQASAMMVESRYALLIVDSATALYRTDYSGRGELSARQMHLARFLRMLLRLADEFGVAVVITNQVVAQVDGAAMFAADPKKPIGGNIIAHASTTRLYLRKGRGETRICKIYDSPCLPEAEAMFAINADGVGDAKD, encoded by the exons ATGTTTGGAGAATTCCGAACTGGGAAGACCCAGATCTGTCATACGCTAGCTGTCACCTGCCAG CTTCCCATTGACCGGGGTGGAGGTGAAGGAAAGGCCATGTACATTGACACTGAGGGTACCTTTAGGCCAGAACGGCTGCTGGCAGTGGCTGAGAG GTATGGTCTCTCTGGCAGTGATGTCCTGGATAATGTAGCATATGCTCGAGCGTTCAACACAGACCACCAGACCCAGCTCCTTTATCAAGCATCAGCCATGATGGTAGAATCTAG GTATGCACTGCTTATTGTAGACAGTGCCACCGCCCTTTACAGAACAGACTACTCGGGTCGAGGTGAGCTTTCAGCCAGGCAGATGCACTTGGCCAGGTTTCTGCGGATGCTTCTGCGACTCGCTGATGAG TTTGGTGTAGCAGTGGTAATCACTAATCAGGTGGTAGCTCAAGTGGATGGAGCAGCGATGTTTGCTGCTGATCCCAAAAAACCTATTGGAGGAAATATCATCGCCCATGCATCAACAACCAG ATTGTATCtgaggaaaggaagaggggaaaCCAGAATCTGCAAAATCTACGACTCTCCCTGTCTTCCTGAAGCTGAAGCTATGTTCGCCATTAATGCAGATGGAGTGGGAGATGCCAAAGACTGA
- the RMDN3 gene encoding regulator of microtubule dynamics protein 3 isoform X1, with translation MGRKDSLDLEEEAASGASSALEAGGSSGLEDVLPLLQQADELHRGDEQGKREGFQLLLNNKLVYGSRQDFLWRLARAYSDMCELTEEVSEKKSYALDGKEEAEAALEKGDESADCHLWYAVLCGQLAEHESIQRRIQSGFSFKEHVDKAIALQPENPMAHFLLGRWCYQVSHLSWLEKKTATALLESPLSATVEDALQSFLKAEELQPGFSKAGRVYISKCYRELGKNSEARWWMKLALELPDVTKEDLAIQKDLEELEVILRD, from the exons atggggagaaaggaTTCTCTTGACTTGGAGGAAGAGGCAGCTTCAGGTGCCTCCAgtgccctggaggctggaggttcCTCAGGCTTGGAGGATGTGCTGCCCCTCCTGCAGCAGGCCGACGAGCTGCACAGGGGTGATGAGCAAGGCAAGCGGGAGGGCTTCCAGCTGCTGCTCAACAACAAGCTGGTG TATGGAAGCCGGCAGGACTTTCTCTGGCGCCTGGCCCGAGCCTACAGTGACATGTGTGAGCTCACTGAGGAGGTGAGCGAGAAGAAGTCATATGCCCTAGATG GAAAAGAAGAAGCAGAGGCTGCTCTGGAGAAGGGGGATGAGAGTGCTGACTGTCACCTGTG GTATGCGGTGCTTTGTGGTCAGCTGGCTGAGCATGAGAGCATCCAGAGGCGCATCCAGAGTGGCTTTAGCTTCAAG GAGCATGTGGACAaagccattgctctccagccagAAAACCCCATGGCTCACTTTCTTCTTGGCAGGTGGTGCTATCAG GTCTCTCACCTGAGctggctagaaaaaaaaactgctacaGCCTTGCTTGAAAGCCCTCTCAGTGCCACTGTGGAAGATGCCCTCCAGAGCTTCCTAAAG GCTGAAGAACTACAGCCAGGATTTTCCAAAGCAGGAAGGGTATATATTTCCAAG TGCTACAGAGAACTAGGGAAAAACTCTGAAGCTAGATGGTGGATGAAGTTGGCCCTGGAGCTGCCAGATGTCACGAAGGAG GATTTGGCTATCCAGAAGGACCTGGAAGAACTGGAAGTCATTTTACGAGACTAA